The Opitutales bacterium ASA1 genome window below encodes:
- a CDS encoding c-type cytochrome encodes MRPCFFAVVLLLPIVGTHAATPPSSTLRFAEFAREPMVRNVVAVSVDELGRVYATSVVRRQAADLDIRRFPEWIEADLALDSTEAKLEFLRRQLTPDASSTFAGRFEDTNGDGSYDFRDLALLADSISRLEDRDGDGRADHYVRFEAAENSPVTGIAAGLAAWDGALYVAVEPDLVRLEDADGDGLPEKRHVLAHGFSHHIGYGGHNFSGTVVGPDGRIYASVADRGMHVVTPDGFRHYAPHTGAIVRAELDGSSFEIFATGLRNLQEPAFDAWGNMLGIDNDGDMPGEKERFVYVAEGSDAGWRTFWQYRGNNYNPWRREGLDLPPHPEQPAWVFPPLDLHEDGPAGFAYNPGTALSPAYRDFFFLSAFPSRILHAFRAEPTGAAFRMVDAHVAASGVLMVGLAFGPDGRLYVADWSADGYEMNEKGAVWTLDDPAFTDSPERRETARLLALDWRAQSLETLRGNLAHADQRVRMKAQFELARRDASAPLLATAGDRSAAPLARAHAVWGLGQLLRRGVSVSNEALLTLLADPDAELRAQTAKIIGEARPVLPDVTPGLVPLLSDTFDRPRFFAAVALGRTQHVAATPALFDYLKRDGRDPYHRHAAVMGLAGCASAEALAARTDASARHERLGAVVALRRQRSPLVSRFLSDADPLVVAEAASAAYDDESIPDALAPLAALLDRPDLNHEPTVRRALGASLRLREASYAARVASFAADESRPTDLRLHALELLRLWPQPPALDPVLGAWRKLPSYSAHALADTLAPTMRVIAKSPLPELARAAWETAATYAIAPAEGDLVAIVGRDTPLAGDALRALQRAGAPGLRDLAQRALHSAHPEVAAVALGIYAESVSDVAATTAAVAHLESSKPPVVRAALRILAASDLVAAQTSLRRMMLRLADGTLPPELALDVLEAAQDSDDRDTRAIVAAYSNSKDTSDPLAPFRETLHGGDPLNGRRVFETSVAAQCTLCHRIDGPGSNVGPRLDRIGLRDPEYLLRALVLPGADIAPGYGFTTLTLRDGETIAGTLLGEDTENAFVRLTDTTERTVPLAEIVARTPLVSSMPPMGQVTSRRELRDLLAYLQTLR; translated from the coding sequence ATGCGCCCCTGCTTCTTCGCCGTCGTCCTCCTACTCCCCATCGTCGGCACTCACGCCGCAACACCGCCCTCTTCCACGCTGCGCTTCGCCGAGTTCGCCCGCGAACCGATGGTGCGCAACGTCGTCGCCGTCTCCGTCGACGAACTCGGCCGCGTCTACGCCACTTCCGTCGTCCGCCGCCAAGCCGCCGACCTCGACATCCGCCGCTTCCCCGAGTGGATCGAGGCCGACCTCGCCCTCGACTCCACCGAAGCCAAACTCGAGTTCCTCCGCCGGCAGCTCACACCCGACGCCTCGAGCACGTTCGCCGGGCGTTTCGAAGACACCAACGGCGACGGCTCCTACGACTTCCGCGATCTCGCCCTTCTCGCCGACTCCATCAGCCGGCTCGAGGACCGCGACGGCGACGGACGAGCCGACCACTACGTGCGGTTCGAAGCCGCCGAGAACTCCCCCGTCACCGGTATCGCCGCGGGACTCGCCGCTTGGGATGGGGCACTCTACGTGGCCGTCGAACCCGATCTCGTCCGGCTCGAAGACGCCGACGGCGACGGTCTGCCCGAAAAGCGCCACGTCCTCGCCCACGGATTTTCCCACCACATCGGCTACGGCGGGCACAACTTCTCGGGCACCGTCGTCGGCCCCGACGGACGTATCTACGCCTCCGTCGCCGATCGCGGCATGCACGTCGTCACCCCGGACGGCTTCCGCCACTACGCTCCACACACCGGCGCGATCGTCCGCGCCGAACTCGACGGCTCGTCGTTCGAGATCTTCGCCACCGGGCTGCGCAACCTCCAAGAACCCGCGTTCGACGCATGGGGCAACATGCTCGGCATCGACAACGACGGCGACATGCCCGGCGAAAAGGAAAGGTTCGTCTACGTCGCCGAAGGATCCGACGCGGGCTGGAGGACGTTCTGGCAGTATCGAGGAAACAACTACAATCCGTGGCGACGAGAAGGCCTCGATCTCCCGCCGCACCCCGAACAACCCGCGTGGGTCTTCCCCCCGCTCGACCTCCACGAAGACGGTCCCGCCGGCTTCGCCTACAACCCCGGCACCGCACTCTCCCCCGCGTACCGGGACTTCTTCTTCCTGTCCGCGTTCCCCTCGCGCATCCTCCACGCCTTCAGAGCCGAACCCACGGGCGCCGCGTTCCGCATGGTCGATGCCCACGTCGCCGCTTCCGGCGTGCTCATGGTCGGTCTCGCATTCGGACCCGACGGCCGCCTCTACGTCGCCGACTGGTCCGCCGACGGTTACGAAATGAACGAAAAGGGCGCGGTCTGGACGCTCGACGACCCGGCCTTCACCGACTCTCCCGAACGCCGCGAAACCGCTCGCCTCCTCGCCCTCGACTGGCGCGCACAGTCCTTGGAAACCCTTCGCGGCAACCTCGCGCACGCCGACCAACGCGTCCGCATGAAGGCACAATTCGAACTCGCCCGCCGCGACGCCTCCGCGCCGTTGCTCGCCACCGCCGGCGATCGATCCGCCGCTCCGCTCGCGCGGGCTCACGCCGTCTGGGGTCTCGGTCAGCTCCTGCGCCGCGGAGTCTCCGTATCCAACGAAGCACTACTCACGCTCCTCGCCGACCCCGACGCCGAATTGCGCGCTCAAACGGCCAAGATCATCGGCGAAGCCCGGCCCGTCCTCCCGGACGTCACCCCCGGCCTCGTCCCACTGCTCTCCGACACGTTCGACCGCCCGCGCTTCTTCGCTGCCGTCGCACTCGGCCGCACGCAGCACGTCGCCGCGACACCCGCCCTGTTCGACTACCTGAAGCGGGACGGACGCGACCCCTACCATCGGCATGCCGCCGTCATGGGGCTGGCCGGCTGCGCCTCGGCCGAAGCGCTCGCCGCCCGTACCGACGCGAGCGCCCGGCACGAGCGCCTCGGAGCCGTCGTCGCCCTCCGCCGCCAGCGCTCGCCCCTCGTCTCCCGCTTTCTCTCCGATGCCGATCCGCTCGTCGTCGCAGAGGCCGCCTCCGCCGCCTACGACGACGAATCGATTCCCGATGCGCTCGCGCCTCTCGCCGCACTGCTCGATCGTCCCGACCTGAACCACGAGCCTACCGTCCGTCGCGCCTTGGGGGCATCGTTGCGTCTCCGCGAAGCCTCCTACGCCGCCCGCGTCGCCTCGTTCGCCGCCGACGAATCCAGACCGACCGACCTGCGTCTGCACGCACTCGAACTGCTTCGACTCTGGCCGCAGCCACCCGCTCTCGACCCCGTCCTCGGCGCGTGGCGCAAACTGCCCTCCTACTCCGCGCACGCCCTCGCCGACACGCTCGCCCCCACCATGCGGGTGATCGCGAAATCCCCCCTCCCCGAACTCGCTCGCGCTGCGTGGGAGACGGCCGCCACCTACGCGATCGCACCCGCCGAGGGAGATTTGGTCGCCATCGTTGGACGCGACACTCCCCTCGCCGGAGACGCCCTCCGCGCTTTGCAGAGAGCCGGCGCTCCCGGCCTACGCGACCTCGCGCAACGCGCGCTCCATTCGGCCCACCCCGAAGTCGCCGCGGTCGCTCTCGGCATCTACGCCGAAAGCGTATCCGACGTCGCTGCCACGACGGCCGCCGTGGCGCACCTCGAGAGCTCGAAACCGCCGGTCGTGCGTGCCGCACTCCGGATCCTCGCCGCCTCCGATTTGGTCGCCGCGCAGACGTCGTTGCGCCGGATGATGCTGCGCTTGGCCGATGGCACGCTCCCGCCCGAACTGGCACTCGACGTCTTGGAAGCTGCGCAAGACTCCGACGATCGCGACACGCGCGCGATCGTCGCCGCGTATTCGAATTCCAAGGACACCTCCGATCCGCTCGCTCCGTTCCGCGAGACGCTCCACGGCGGTGATCCGCTGAACGGCCGCCGCGTGTTCGAGACATCGGTCGCCGCACAATGCACCCTCTGCCACCGCATCGACGGTCCAGGCAGCAACGTAGGTCCTCGGCTCGACCGCATCGGACTGCGAGATCCGGAGTACCTCCTGCGCGCGCTCGTGCTCCCCGGGGCCGACATCGCCCCCGGCTACGGATTCACCACCCTCACGCTCCGCGACGGCGAGACGATCGCGGGCACGTTGCTCGGCGAGGACACCGAGAACGCCTTCGTGCGGCTCACGGACACGACCGAGCGCACCGTCCCTCTCGCCGAAATCGTCGCCCGTACGCCGCTCGTCTCGTCGATGCCCCCGATGGGCCAAGTGACCAGTCGTCGCGAGCTGCGCGATTTGCTCGCCTACCTGCAAACGCTGCGGTGA
- a CDS encoding gluconokinase, translated as MTTSSEPSAKSSFGSPPFDAIVVMGVSGSGKSTVARKLASVMKLVFLDADDFHPAENMWKMRACIPLTDTDRAPWLDRLAGTLITFSKTRCPVVLACSALKQAYRDRLEASGARLQWVYLHGSETTLRTRLEQRSGHFMQSALLESQLATLEPPDPTTALWLDILASPDELVSAIVTRLSAPHDTA; from the coding sequence ATGACCACCTCGTCCGAGCCGTCCGCGAAGTCCAGCTTCGGATCCCCTCCGTTCGACGCGATCGTCGTCATGGGCGTGAGCGGTTCCGGCAAATCCACCGTCGCACGGAAGTTGGCCTCCGTCATGAAACTCGTGTTTCTCGACGCGGACGACTTTCACCCTGCCGAAAACATGTGGAAGATGCGTGCGTGTATCCCTCTCACGGATACGGACCGCGCCCCCTGGCTCGATCGTCTCGCCGGCACCCTGATCACTTTCTCGAAAACTCGTTGCCCGGTCGTGCTCGCATGCTCCGCGCTGAAGCAAGCCTACCGGGACCGCTTGGAAGCCTCGGGAGCACGCCTGCAATGGGTCTACCTTCACGGATCGGAGACCACCCTTCGCACCAGACTGGAACAGCGCTCCGGCCATTTCATGCAGTCCGCCCTGCTCGAATCGCAACTGGCCACGCTCGAGCCTCCGGACCCCACCACGGCCCTCTGGCTCGATATTCTCGCGTCACCGGACGAACTCGTCTCCGCCATCGTGACCCGACTCTCCGCCCCACACGACACCGCCTGA